A portion of the Bacteroidales bacterium genome contains these proteins:
- the cdd gene encoding cytidine deaminase has translation MKKVEITTTTYEYDSLEELSQDEQFLINKSKEAVKNAYAPYSKFNVGAAVLLENGEIITGTNQENAAYPSGLCAERVAIFYANSKYPDVPVKAIAVAAFTNNKFVESPVPPCGSCRQVIMETETRFNAPIKIYLVSKSKITVINDAKTLLPLNFDEHFLTE, from the coding sequence ATGAAGAAAGTAGAAATAACTACAACAACTTATGAATACGATTCTCTTGAGGAATTAAGTCAAGATGAACAATTTTTAATCAATAAATCAAAAGAAGCTGTTAAAAATGCATATGCACCTTACTCAAAATTTAATGTTGGAGCAGCCGTATTATTGGAAAACGGAGAAATAATTACCGGAACAAATCAGGAAAATGCGGCATATCCTTCAGGTTTATGTGCAGAGCGTGTTGCCATATTCTATGCAAACTCAAAATATCCGGATGTGCCGGTGAAGGCAATTGCTGTAGCGGCTTTTACGAATAACAAATTTGTTGAAAGTCCTGTTCCCCCTTGCGGTTCATGCAGACAAGTAATTATGGAAACGGAAACCAGATTTAATGCTCCGATAAAAATTTATCTTGTCAGTAAAAGTAAAATTACAGTTATTAACGATGCAAAAACATTACTTCCTTTAAATTTTGATGAACACTTTTTAACAGAATAA
- a CDS encoding aminoacyl-histidine dipeptidase, protein MNEELLTLEPKKVWKNFVELTKIPRPSKKEGKIIEFMKNWADSKGLENVVDEVGNVIVKKPATPGMKNRKGIILQGHLDMVPQKNNDIEHDFEKDPIQAYIDGDWVTAKGTTLGADNGMGVAAAMAVLESDDIEHGPIEALMTIDEETGMTGAFELKPGMLNGDILMNLDSEDEGELYIGCAGGIDLSATFKYKEKKVPKDSTAVKLTVTGLKGGHSGIDIPLQRGNANKIIFRFLKKAEKQHKMKLASISGGDMRNAIPREAIAIITVPKAELAEFNKCVKEFENTILTEIKAPDPGLKILAEETDMPKFIINNKTAKKLYKAINATPHGPMRFIDGMNDVPETSTNLGIVKSENKKIMIANLIRSSSETAKHNLKDEIGGLFKLAGAKVKAHGEYPGWNPNFDSPILEKMKSTYNNKYGKIPDVKIIHAGLECGVLGATYTNWDMISFGPTIRFPHSPDEKVKIDTVVKFWDFLVETLKNAPEK, encoded by the coding sequence ATGAATGAAGAATTATTAACATTAGAACCGAAAAAGGTTTGGAAAAACTTTGTTGAATTAACAAAAATACCGCGACCTTCAAAAAAAGAAGGTAAAATCATTGAATTTATGAAAAATTGGGCTGATTCCAAAGGCCTGGAAAATGTTGTAGATGAGGTAGGAAACGTTATAGTAAAAAAACCGGCAACTCCCGGAATGAAAAACAGAAAAGGCATTATTTTACAAGGCCATCTTGATATGGTACCTCAAAAAAATAATGATATCGAACACGATTTTGAAAAAGACCCTATCCAAGCATATATTGACGGAGACTGGGTTACTGCCAAAGGAACAACTCTTGGTGCAGATAACGGAATGGGTGTTGCAGCTGCAATGGCAGTTTTGGAATCGGACGATATTGAACACGGCCCGATAGAAGCATTAATGACAATTGATGAAGAAACCGGTATGACAGGTGCATTTGAATTAAAACCGGGAATGTTAAACGGAGATATACTTATGAACCTTGATTCGGAAGATGAAGGAGAATTATACATAGGTTGTGCCGGCGGAATAGATTTGTCTGCAACTTTTAAATACAAAGAGAAAAAAGTACCGAAAGATTCAACAGCTGTAAAATTAACAGTAACCGGACTAAAGGGAGGACATTCAGGAATTGATATTCCTTTGCAAAGAGGAAATGCGAATAAAATAATTTTCAGATTCCTTAAAAAAGCAGAAAAACAACATAAAATGAAACTTGCAAGCATTTCGGGAGGAGATATGAGAAATGCTATTCCGAGAGAAGCAATTGCAATTATTACTGTGCCGAAAGCAGAACTTGCAGAATTTAATAAATGCGTAAAAGAATTTGAAAATACAATACTCACAGAAATAAAAGCTCCGGATCCCGGCTTAAAGATTTTGGCAGAAGAAACAGATATGCCGAAATTTATTATTAATAATAAAACTGCAAAAAAATTATATAAAGCAATTAATGCAACTCCGCACGGTCCAATGAGATTTATTGACGGAATGAATGATGTTCCTGAAACTTCGACAAATCTCGGAATTGTAAAATCAGAAAATAAAAAAATTATGATTGCAAACCTCATCAGAAGTTCTTCTGAAACTGCTAAACATAATTTAAAAGATGAAATAGGCGGATTATTTAAACTTGCAGGTGCTAAAGTTAAAGCACATGGTGAATATCCGGGCTGGAATCCAAATTTTGATTCCCCGATCTTGGAAAAAATGAAAAGTACCTATAATAATAAATACGGAAAAATTCCTGATGTTAAGATAATACATGCAGGATTAGAATGTGGTGTTCTCGGAGCAACTTATACTAATTGGGATATGATTTCATTCGGTCCCACAATAAGATTTCCGCATTCACCCGATGAAAAAGTTAAAATTGATACAGTTGTTAAGTTTTGGGACTTTTTGGTTGAAACCTTAAAGAATGCTCCCGAAAAATAA
- a CDS encoding polyphosphate kinase 2 family protein: MDFDINKLLVNPKIKINLESYDTGYTGDYNKKSAKHALNENTKELREIQEMFYADDRYSLLIVLQASDAAGKDGAIRHVLGGINPQGCRVHSFKSPSKNELEHDFIWRHYKALPERGMIEIFNRSYYENVLVTKVHPGYILGERLPGIDTLEKVNDEFWANRYKRINNFENHIYHSGTRIIKFFLNISKEEQKNRFIARLDTPEKNWKFSTGDLKERKYWDKYRKAFEEMINATGTDIAPWHIIPADNKWFSRIAIGKIIYQTMKEMDLSYPKAESQELLDEARQQLINE; encoded by the coding sequence ATGGACTTTGACATTAACAAATTATTAGTAAACCCGAAGATAAAGATCAATCTTGAAAGCTATGATACCGGTTACACAGGAGATTATAATAAAAAATCAGCAAAGCATGCTTTAAACGAAAACACTAAAGAACTCAGAGAAATACAAGAGATGTTTTATGCCGATGACAGATATTCATTGTTAATTGTTCTTCAGGCTTCAGATGCAGCAGGTAAAGACGGTGCTATCAGGCATGTTTTAGGCGGTATCAATCCGCAAGGATGCCGAGTACACAGTTTTAAATCTCCGTCTAAAAATGAACTTGAACACGACTTTATATGGCGACATTACAAAGCCTTACCGGAAAGAGGTATGATTGAGATATTTAATCGTTCTTATTATGAAAATGTGTTGGTAACAAAAGTTCATCCCGGTTATATTTTGGGAGAACGACTGCCGGGTATTGATACATTAGAAAAAGTGAATGACGAATTTTGGGCAAACCGTTATAAACGTATTAATAATTTTGAAAATCATATATACCACAGCGGAACGAGAATCATTAAATTTTTCCTTAACATCTCAAAAGAAGAACAAAAAAACAGATTTATTGCCAGACTTGATACACCTGAAAAAAATTGGAAATTCAGTACAGGCGACTTAAAAGAAAGAAAATATTGGGATAAATATCGAAAAGCTTTTGAAGAAATGATTAACGCAACAGGTACCGATATTGCTCCTTGGCACATCATACCGGCAGATAATAAATGGTTTTCAAGAATTGCTATAGGTAAAATTATTTACCAAACAATGAAAGAAATGGATTTAAGTTATCCGAAAGCAGAATCACAAGAATTATTGGATGAAGCAAGACAACAATTAATAAATGAATAG
- a CDS encoding NAD(P)H-hydrate dehydratase: MKLFNVELTREADNYTIEHEPIFSTDLMERAASSATEKVLQLYPENKLFMIFTGPGNNGGDGLVIARLLAEKGFKVNLQIVKFTENFSKDFKINLERLSEQGKVNIHILKNEENFPIIYKDQIVIDAIFGSGLTRKLSGFPEKIVKLINSSGADIVAIDAPSGLFGEENPREERTVIKADHTLTFQYPSLSFLFPENEDFVGTFHIIDIGIHPDYIKKADADYYFVEEDDVIIRKRKKFSHKGNYGHALIVAGSYGKAGASVLTVKAAHRTGAGLITAQVPKANYEIMHISSPETMLKIDKNEFYLSESMDLKPFNAVAVGPGIGFDDMTKELLINLIENYNNPVVFDADAITILSENKNLLEKVPEGSIFTPHPKEFERLVGKTENNYQRMQKQVEFAKKYNVILILKGAHTSVATPGGKVFFNSVGNPGMATGGSGDVLTGIIVSLLAQNYSPVNASVTGVYIHGLSGDIAAKNLGQNALTASDIIRYLPEALKTLEK, translated from the coding sequence ATGAAATTATTTAATGTAGAATTAACTCGAGAAGCTGATAATTATACTATTGAGCATGAACCGATTTTTTCGACAGACCTTATGGAAAGAGCTGCATCTTCGGCAACAGAGAAGGTTCTTCAATTATATCCCGAAAATAAATTATTTATGATTTTTACCGGACCGGGAAATAATGGTGGCGACGGTTTAGTTATTGCAAGATTGTTAGCAGAAAAAGGTTTCAAAGTGAATCTTCAAATTGTCAAGTTTACTGAAAATTTTTCAAAAGATTTTAAGATTAATCTTGAACGATTAAGTGAACAAGGGAAAGTAAATATTCATATTTTAAAAAATGAAGAAAATTTTCCGATTATTTACAAAGATCAAATAGTAATTGATGCAATTTTCGGTTCGGGTTTAACAAGAAAACTAAGCGGTTTTCCTGAAAAAATTGTAAAACTGATTAACAGTTCCGGAGCTGATATTGTTGCAATTGATGCCCCTTCGGGTTTATTCGGAGAAGAAAATCCTCGGGAAGAAAGAACAGTAATAAAAGCAGATCATACTTTAACATTTCAATACCCTTCTTTATCATTTCTTTTTCCCGAAAATGAAGATTTTGTCGGAACATTTCATATTATTGATATTGGAATTCATCCCGATTATATTAAAAAGGCTGATGCAGATTATTATTTTGTTGAAGAAGATGATGTAATAATCAGAAAAAGAAAAAAATTTTCACATAAAGGTAATTACGGACATGCATTAATTGTTGCAGGAAGTTACGGAAAAGCCGGAGCATCTGTTTTAACCGTAAAGGCAGCTCACAGGACAGGAGCAGGTTTGATTACTGCTCAGGTACCTAAAGCAAATTATGAAATAATGCATATATCATCACCCGAAACAATGTTGAAAATTGATAAAAATGAATTTTATCTGTCAGAATCGATGGATTTAAAACCTTTTAATGCTGTTGCCGTTGGGCCGGGAATCGGTTTTGATGACATGACAAAGGAATTGTTGATAAATTTGATTGAAAACTATAATAATCCTGTCGTATTTGATGCTGATGCAATTACAATTTTATCTGAAAATAAAAATCTGTTAGAAAAAGTCCCTGAAGGCAGTATATTTACTCCTCATCCTAAAGAGTTTGAAAGATTGGTGGGTAAAACCGAAAATAATTATCAACGAATGCAAAAGCAAGTTGAGTTTGCAAAGAAATATAATGTAATATTAATATTGAAAGGAGCTCATACATCTGTTGCAACTCCCGGCGGTAAAGTGTTTTTTAATTCTGTGGGAAACCCCGGTATGGCAACCGGAGGAAGCGGAGATGTGTTAACCGGTATAATTGTGTCCTTACTTGCACAAAATTATTCACCTGTAAATGCATCTGTAACAGGAGTATATATTCACGGTCTTTCAGGAGACATTGCTGCAAAGAACTTAGGACAAAATGCTCTGACAGCATCTGATATTATTCGATATTTACCTGAAGCATTAAAAACTTTAGAAAAATAA
- a CDS encoding LytTR family DNA-binding domain-containing protein, which translates to MKCIIIDDDKVSRLVIEKYISRTDFLDLTTSFDNAVDAANFFNNMNIVDLIFLDIEMPGMSGVEFLESLDNLPQIIIISAKEKYALQAIQHDVTDYLLKPIVYSRFLKAAVKANNLMSEELKKDRSNGIFIKSSSSSFIRLFYDDILWIEAMENYVVITTYDQRHTIHFTMKAILNKLPADKFIRVHRSYIINKKRIERIEDNMIIMNTKEKRKSIPISKSYKDDFMKNIHIVNK; encoded by the coding sequence ATGAAATGTATTATTATAGATGATGATAAAGTTTCAAGATTAGTAATTGAAAAGTATATCAGCAGAACCGACTTTCTGGATTTAACAACTTCATTTGATAATGCTGTTGATGCTGCAAATTTTTTTAATAATATGAATATTGTTGATTTGATATTTTTAGACATTGAAATGCCCGGAATGAGCGGAGTTGAGTTTCTTGAAAGTTTAGATAACTTACCTCAAATAATAATCATTTCAGCAAAAGAAAAATATGCTTTACAGGCAATTCAGCATGATGTTACTGATTATTTGCTTAAGCCGATTGTTTACTCAAGATTTTTAAAAGCTGCTGTAAAAGCTAATAATTTAATGTCGGAAGAATTAAAAAAGGACAGATCAAACGGTATTTTTATTAAAAGCAGCTCTTCGTCTTTTATCAGATTATTTTATGATGATATATTGTGGATAGAAGCTATGGAAAATTATGTCGTAATTACAACATACGATCAAAGACATACAATTCATTTTACAATGAAGGCAATATTAAATAAGTTACCTGCCGATAAATTTATTCGCGTTCATCGATCATATATTATTAATAAAAAAAGAATTGAAAGGATTGAAGATAACATGATTATTATGAACACTAAAGAAAAAAGAAAATCTATACCAATATCGAAATCATATAAAGATGATTTTATGAAAAATATTCATATTGTAAATAAATAG
- a CDS encoding 4'-phosphopantetheinyl transferase superfamily protein has translation MNTIFEKIYKNCEIIVVEVIRKPEKLFDIIKNDLKEHEIINYRSIKNTKRKTEWLTVRILLKQMPGKYSEIKYNQAGNPFTDNKFHISITHSQNIVGIIISKNPNIGIDSEIISDRILRTAHKFICEEELRQFSDDQKLKKIYLNWCGKETLFKIKGGGGIDFKENLKINIPRLYTSGIITGIYKKSSVIEEYKISYLFKKVKDQELLITWHSS, from the coding sequence ATGAATACAATATTTGAAAAAATTTATAAAAACTGTGAAATTATAGTTGTAGAAGTTATCAGAAAGCCTGAAAAACTTTTTGATATAATAAAAAATGATCTTAAAGAACATGAAATTATCAATTACAGATCAATAAAAAATACAAAAAGAAAAACAGAATGGTTGACAGTCAGAATATTGTTAAAACAAATGCCGGGAAAATATTCCGAAATTAAATATAATCAAGCAGGCAACCCTTTTACAGACAACAAATTTCATATTTCAATTACTCATTCTCAAAACATTGTCGGTATCATTATCAGTAAAAATCCAAATATCGGAATTGATTCTGAAATTATTTCGGACAGGATATTAAGAACAGCTCATAAATTTATATGTGAAGAAGAATTGAGACAATTCAGTGATGATCAAAAATTGAAAAAAATCTATCTGAATTGGTGCGGAAAAGAAACATTATTTAAAATTAAAGGCGGAGGAGGAATAGACTTTAAAGAAAACCTCAAAATAAACATTCCCCGGCTATATACTTCCGGAATAATAACAGGTATTTATAAAAAATCATCTGTTATCGAAGAATATAAAATCTCATATCTTTTTAAAAAAGTGAAAGATCAAGAATTATTAATAACGTGGCATTCATCTTAA
- a CDS encoding tetratricopeptide repeat protein produces the protein MKKVIILISLILSSFFANSQISKQDSLLNLFNKIKEDTSKAKLLIELGNYYNDIYSDSAIICFNQAIVLSKKITKSKNEKIKETGSYLYVLCMYKIGFAESLKMNYNESEKYFNKALEYCGHLYKYSESNIVKFSVNELKANIYNGIGNIYVDKGYYSIALNNYLKAQKIRDILISAGKMSESETAGQYYSIGLVHYYLKNYSKSLDYYEKCLNICQEFNNLEGIAKCNLNIGIIEAERNNVDIALKHYNKTLDFALENKNPILEAHVYTNLSECYIEKKEYSKAELYLAKAMIIAQKHKNKQGEIFIMLGLSDLYNILHKYDKSLDFCLRAVDISKEIGLLSLEKNAYKQSSTVYENKGNFIKALHYHKKFKKFEDSIFNKEKNKQIEDAEAKYQSTKKQIEIDQQKLELAKRDAQIKKKRNQNFAFTIAVFLLITIIIFIYLSLKQKQKTSKFIKSQNKKITDSIEYAKKIQTAALPSEKYLEEIFESHFVIYKPLQIVSGDFYWAIKKDHYSVFAAADCTGHGVPGAFVSMLGISLLNELSLNSDITGPDKILEEMRFILKRSFSQTGELEEQKDGIDISLCVIDNNSDTLYFSGANNTGYLMRNGNIIELEPVMNPIGIYPKEIPFKKQEIKLQKNDIIYLFSDGYADQFGGQNNKPVKYTIAAFKKLLIKNYKKPLKEQKEILEKQFIDWQNNHIQIDDVLVFAVKY, from the coding sequence ATGAAAAAAGTAATAATCCTAATATCATTAATCTTATCTTCTTTTTTTGCAAATTCCCAAATTTCAAAACAAGATTCTTTATTAAATCTTTTTAACAAAATTAAAGAAGATACTTCTAAAGCAAAACTTTTAATTGAACTCGGTAATTATTACAATGATATTTATTCCGATTCTGCAATCATCTGCTTCAATCAAGCAATAGTATTGTCTAAAAAAATAACGAAATCTAAAAATGAAAAAATAAAAGAAACAGGAAGTTATTTATATGTCTTATGTATGTATAAAATTGGTTTTGCTGAATCTTTAAAAATGAATTATAATGAATCAGAAAAATATTTTAACAAAGCATTGGAATATTGTGGTCATTTATATAAATATTCAGAAAGTAACATTGTAAAATTTTCTGTAAATGAACTTAAAGCTAATATCTACAACGGAATTGGCAATATTTATGTTGATAAAGGCTATTATTCGATTGCCCTTAATAATTATTTAAAAGCTCAAAAAATACGTGATATATTGATCAGTGCAGGAAAGATGTCTGAAAGCGAAACAGCCGGCCAATACTACAGTATAGGATTGGTTCATTATTACTTAAAAAACTATTCTAAATCTCTTGACTATTATGAGAAATGTTTAAACATCTGTCAAGAATTCAACAATTTAGAAGGTATTGCAAAATGCAACTTAAATATTGGTATCATTGAAGCAGAACGAAATAATGTTGATATTGCACTGAAACATTATAACAAGACATTGGATTTTGCGCTCGAAAATAAAAATCCAATTCTGGAAGCTCATGTATATACTAATTTGTCTGAGTGCTATATAGAGAAAAAAGAATATTCAAAAGCTGAATTATATCTTGCTAAAGCAATGATTATAGCTCAGAAGCATAAAAATAAGCAAGGGGAAATATTTATCATGTTAGGTTTATCGGATCTATACAATATTCTGCATAAATATGATAAATCATTAGATTTTTGTTTAAGAGCTGTTGATATTTCCAAAGAAATCGGCTTGTTATCATTAGAAAAAAATGCTTATAAGCAAAGCTCTACAGTATATGAGAATAAAGGTAATTTTATAAAAGCATTACACTATCATAAAAAATTCAAAAAATTTGAAGACAGCATCTTCAATAAAGAAAAAAATAAACAAATCGAAGATGCCGAAGCAAAATATCAGTCAACTAAAAAACAAATAGAGATTGATCAACAAAAACTCGAATTGGCAAAAAGAGATGCACAAATCAAAAAGAAAAGGAATCAAAACTTTGCTTTTACAATTGCTGTTTTTTTGTTAATAACAATAATCATTTTTATTTATTTGAGTTTGAAGCAAAAGCAAAAAACGAGCAAGTTTATTAAATCTCAAAACAAAAAAATTACTGACAGCATTGAATATGCAAAAAAAATACAGACCGCAGCACTGCCTTCAGAAAAATATTTAGAAGAAATTTTTGAAAGTCATTTTGTAATTTATAAGCCTTTACAAATTGTGAGCGGTGATTTTTATTGGGCAATAAAAAAAGATCATTATTCTGTATTTGCTGCAGCTGATTGTACAGGGCATGGTGTCCCGGGTGCTTTTGTCAGCATGTTAGGCATTTCTTTGTTGAATGAGCTGTCTTTAAACTCTGATATTACCGGTCCTGATAAAATTCTGGAAGAAATGAGGTTTATTTTAAAGAGGTCTTTCAGCCAAACAGGTGAATTAGAAGAACAAAAAGACGGAATTGATATATCACTTTGTGTAATAGATAATAATTCTGATACTCTGTATTTCTCCGGAGCAAATAACACCGGATATTTAATGAGAAACGGTAATATTATTGAACTTGAACCGGTTATGAATCCTATAGGAATCTATCCTAAAGAGATCCCGTTTAAGAAGCAAGAAATTAAACTTCAAAAAAACGACATAATTTATTTGTTTTCCGACGGATATGCTGATCAATTCGGCGGACAAAATAATAAACCGGTTAAATATACAATAGCAGCATTTAAAAAATTATTAATTAAAAATTACAAAAAACCATTAAAAGAACAAAAGGAAATTCTTGAAAAACAATTCATTGATTGGCAAAATAACCATATTCAAATTGATGACGTTCTTGTTTTTGCCGTAAAATATTAA